The Pseudoalteromonas carrageenovora IAM 12662 DNA window AAGTTTTTTCTCATAAGCGGATTTGTTATTTTCAATATAGTTAAGCAACGTTTGCAACATAGGATCGTCATGATAAGCCTGATAAATAAGACTCGCAGCAATGCTTATGTCTTCTGCGGCTAAATACTGCACGCTAAAGGTGTCTGTTTGTATGTCTACAGTCATCGTGTTTCCTCTTATTATTGATTTTAAATACGCCGAGCAATAAAACTCATTAAACTAAAGTTAACTATATACCTAAAGTAAAAAAAGCGTCAATTCAGCCAGAGTTTAGCTAGCCAAGCCTATAATTATGTTCTAACTTTGGATGAATTTAATATCGATTACATTAAATTTGCTAACTACTTAACTTAGTCAACCCCGACTCTAGCTGAGCATTATGCATATTTAATCAAATTGTTATCATTACATGGAGCTATATTATGGATACAACAAAGCACGACATAAACACCCTATTTGCACAGCTTGGTTTACCAAACTCTGAAAAACAAATAGATGAATTTATTGCCAACCATGAGCTCGAGGACACTACATTACTGCAAAACGCCCCATTTTGGGATGAAGCACAGCAACACTTTTTGGCTGAGTCACTTGAAGAAGATGGCGCGTGGAGTGAAGTAATTGATGAGCTAGATGTAAGAATTAGACAAAGTAACTAATCGTATTTGGCACATTAATTAATGTGCCCTCCCCTATTTATTGCTAACATAGCACCCGCGCAGCTTTACTAGCTGCGCATTTATTTATTAAAGAGTTATAACCCAATGAATTCAGTTGTATTTGATGCAATTAAAGTCCTTCTTGAAGAAGGCAAAACTCCCACTGTTGCGCTCACAAAAGGCCGCTTAGCTCAATCAGTGCCAATGCCAATGATAATTGCTGCAGTAAGCCAATATAAAAATAACCCTGAATCTATTCATAACTTAATGAAAAACCCACAGCAAACCAGCGATAACGAACCTAAAACTAGTCAACTAGATAGAATTGAGCAAAAGCTTGATAGGTTACTCGCTATGCTAGAGCAAAAATAATTTGAGACTATAAATGTTCGTTGTTGATTTAACATTTGATTGCTACCAAGACACCACCCTAGAACAAGCCGAACAAGCAATAAACCGCTTAGTAAATGCCCTGCGTTTTAATGGCCAAATAATGGGGGAAGAATTTCCAACCGTGTTAAAAGACGGTTACTTCATCACCCGTGTTATGTGCCCTACTGAGGATGCTATGCATCCTCTAAATAACAGTCCGTTTGTAAAGCACAGTATTGAGCTACTTAATAGTGCAGGTTTGCTTGCCCCAAAAGTTAAAATTATCGGCCAGGATATTCATTCAAATGGGGCTGATTGCTGTAAAGAACCATCAAGCTATATTTTGTACACAACTTACGTGCATACCTGTAGCCCGCTTTATTGTGGTGATGACTTTTTACCCGTGCCGCTATTTAATATACCCGCTATAGCCAATGGCGATTATAAAACGCTAATTAAGTGGCAAGAAGATTGGCAAGCATGCGATCAAATACAAATTAATGGTGCAACACGCTGTGAGTTTCCTGCTCTTGAGGAAATATCGAGTACACAAAGTGATTTATACCGCCGCGGAAAAGACATAACTAAACGCATAAGTTTTTTAACTAAAAAGCCAGTTTACTATTATTTATACCGTGTTGGCGGCGTTGATAAAGCCTCTGAACTTGAACGTAAATGCCCAAGCTGTAATAGTGATTGGAAACTAGATGAGCCTTGGTTTGGGCTATTTGATTTTAGATGTGAGCCGTGCGGTTTAGTGTCTAATGTGTCGTGGGATTTTCAGTAGCCACTACTAATGCGTTTTTAAAGTCAGCTTAGTGATTACGCTAAGCTGATTTATTAATTATAATTTAAATCTCAAGCGCTTTTAAAAACGACTCTATATTTGGTGCAAGTACATGATGTGTTTTTTTGCCAACATGCTCTAAACAAACTTCCCCAGTATGAATTAAAACACTTACCAATAAATCGTCTTGATCTGTTAAGCCAATAAACACTGTTTCGGGTTGTTTTAGCTTTCGCTTCATTAACACGTGACCAGTTATGTTTTGTTGTAGCATGTCGAAATCATCAGTATTCCAAGCTTGTAATAGCTCGACTTGATGGCCGTCAATACTTGCCAAAATACTTCCACCGTACATATGACCATAAAGCTCACTAAGCGCTTTTGGAAATTCAAGCTCCAATGCCTTAGCTAAATCGTTTAATGAGCCTGCTGGCTGCTGGCGTACGCCTTGCCATTGAATATTGCCTTGCTCATCAACCTCACCAAGCTCACACGGGCTTGGCCATTGCTCATCATGCACTATAAGTGGATACTTAGCGGTGTTTTTAAGGGTATTTTCGATAAATTTATGGTGAAGGTGTTCTAAAAGCAATACTACAGACATACTGTGAAACTCAATTAAATTAGATATAATGTTCCCATTGTAACTATTTAAGAGCAAACATGACAGATTACAGCAATTCTCCAGACCTTAAAGGCAGTGTATTAGGGCAATCTACTGAGTATGTAGACGACTATACGCCAAGCTTGCTTTTCCCTATTGCGCGCAAGCTAAATCGTGATGCTTTAAATATTGATGAAGCCGAGCTGCCATTTAAAGGCCAAGACATTTGGACAGGTTACGAACTTTCGTGGTTAAATGCTAAAGGTAAACCGCAAGTTGCAGTGGCTTTATTTACCTTTGAATGTCAAAGCAGCCATATTATTGAGTCTAAATCATTCAAGCTTTATCTAAATAGCTTTAATCAAACTCGCTTTGAAAGTAATAAAGTGGTTAAGCAGCATTTAATTGACGATTTATCGAATGCTGTTAATAGCCCTGTAAAAGTAACGCTATACAGCCCTGATGATTACAATTGCCTGCCTTGCACTGCGCTTCCTGGTGAGTGTATTGATGATTTAGACATCGAGATAGATAATTACGACATTGACGCTTACTCTCTAAAAGCACAAAGTGACACTGTAGTCACAGAAACACTTCATAGCCACTTACTTAAATCAAATTGTTTAATAACCTCTCAGCCTGATTGGGCGAGCATTATTATTAGATACACAGGCGAGAAAATATGTCGCGAATCGCTGCTGCGTTATTTAATATCGTTCAGAACGCATAATGAGTTTCATGAGCAATGTGTAGAGCGCATTTATAGCGACTTAACCACGCAACTAAACATTAAAGAGCTTGAAGTGTATGCACGTTACACTCGCAGAGGTGGACTAGATATTAACCCGTACCGTTCAACGCACTATAATGATACACCGTTTGCCGTTAAGATTAATCGTCAGTAAATCTTGAATTTATATTAAAAAAGGAGCTTAGGCTCCTTTTTTAATATTGGTTTTTAGCTAATCGATACGCTTAGTCGGTATAGGCATCGCGCATACATCCACATAATTGTAAGACTGCACAAACCATGGTTCAGTTCGGTTTTTACGAGCATCAATGAGTTGCTTGAACGATACAGAATCTGTTTTCATTACTTTAAATACACTTTTATCGTTTTTAACATCAGCCAATACTTGCAAATTTGTTATGGGGTTAAATGCAACACCATCGGTTGGTGTGCGCTGCAAGCGGTTAAAATGCTCCATACCTTCAAGTACTCGGCCAAACACTGTAATGTTTTTATCGAGGTAGCGCGGCCCTTGTCCTATGGTTACAAAAAACTCCGTACTCGCGCTATTTATATCGTTATCACGCGCCATGGCAAATACACCATTACAATGAACTTGCCAGGTTTGTGTATGTGTTTGATTTTGCGCTACTGCAAAACCATTTAAAAAACCCGTAACAGGCGCGTAACCATCGCCTTTTAACTCAGTAATTTTAAATGGCTGAGTCGTTTCTAAATAAAACTCTGCAGGTACCGTTTTATTCGCTGTTTGTATTTTTTTATTCCCTGAACTGTCGCCGCCTTGTGCTACAAAACCTTCAACAAAACGATAAACACTGGTGTCTTTATAAAAACCCTCTCGTGCTAGCTCTTTTATATGTGCGGTATGTTTAGGTGCAAGCTCAGGGTTGAGCTTAATATAAGCTGAGCCCGTGGGCAGCGTTATTTTTAAAATATTTTGTGTACTTACCGTTTGCCATTCATGTGCCTTAGCATTTTTTATTACATCACTTGCACTAACGGCTATTGCTGTGGTTTGGGAGTGCTGAGCACATCCAGTTAATGCTGTCATTAACACAGCTAAATATAACGCTTTCATATAATCCTTATAATACAAAGTGTAGGCTTAATCCCAGTCAAACTTATATAGCACATCTACATTTTGGTATAATCCACTGGTTATTTCTATATATAATTGCGAGAGTAATTGATACCGTACAGCCACTTCGCTTAATGAATCAAATACACCTACGCTATACTTAACTTGCAAGCTTGGAGCTACATAGCCTGATATTTCTACTTTTGTGCTATCACCGCTACCTGACGAACTTAAGCTAACATCGGAAAGACCAAACGTTTCACCTACTTTTGATACCACGCCTTCACTTCGGCTAACCCCTTGAGAAAGCAGTAATTGGGTGAGCATTGCATCACTAGAGGAACTCTCCCCGTCACCTAAAGGTTGACCATTTAGTAAATACGCTAATGCTTGCGCTTGATCCATTGCAGGCTCAGAAAACACTTTAAGCGTTGGTTGTTCAACATTGCCTGTTAGTGTCACCCCAGCAATTACGTCATTTGCGGTGTTATCAGGGTTACGAATTGCTTTAATATTTAAGTACGGTTGCTCAATTGAGCCACTAAAACCGACTTGTCCAGTACTTATTATTAAATCTTGGCCAAACGCTAAATAAGTTCCGTCAATCAAATTAAGCTCGCCGGTGGCAATAATCGGCGCACCTTGGCTCATTTTAATCGCTAAATCCCCTG harbors:
- a CDS encoding Zn-ribbon-containing protein; protein product: MFVVDLTFDCYQDTTLEQAEQAINRLVNALRFNGQIMGEEFPTVLKDGYFITRVMCPTEDAMHPLNNSPFVKHSIELLNSAGLLAPKVKIIGQDIHSNGADCCKEPSSYILYTTYVHTCSPLYCGDDFLPVPLFNIPAIANGDYKTLIKWQEDWQACDQIQINGATRCEFPALEEISSTQSDLYRRGKDITKRISFLTKKPVYYYLYRVGGVDKASELERKCPSCNSDWKLDEPWFGLFDFRCEPCGLVSNVSWDFQ
- a CDS encoding DUF2789 domain-containing protein, yielding MDTTKHDINTLFAQLGLPNSEKQIDEFIANHELEDTTLLQNAPFWDEAQQHFLAESLEEDGAWSEVIDELDVRIRQSN
- the queF gene encoding NADPH-dependent 7-cyano-7-deazaguanine reductase QueF (Catalyzes the NADPH-dependent reduction of 7-cyano-7-deazaguanine (preQ0) to 7-aminomethyl-7-deazaguanine (preQ1) in queuosine biosynthesis) gives rise to the protein MTDYSNSPDLKGSVLGQSTEYVDDYTPSLLFPIARKLNRDALNIDEAELPFKGQDIWTGYELSWLNAKGKPQVAVALFTFECQSSHIIESKSFKLYLNSFNQTRFESNKVVKQHLIDDLSNAVNSPVKVTLYSPDDYNCLPCTALPGECIDDLDIEIDNYDIDAYSLKAQSDTVVTETLHSHLLKSNCLITSQPDWASIIIRYTGEKICRESLLRYLISFRTHNEFHEQCVERIYSDLTTQLNIKELEVYARYTRRGGLDINPYRSTHYNDTPFAVKINRQ
- a CDS encoding peptidylprolyl isomerase, encoding MKALYLAVLMTALTGCAQHSQTTAIAVSASDVIKNAKAHEWQTVSTQNILKITLPTGSAYIKLNPELAPKHTAHIKELAREGFYKDTSVYRFVEGFVAQGGDSSGNKKIQTANKTVPAEFYLETTQPFKITELKGDGYAPVTGFLNGFAVAQNQTHTQTWQVHCNGVFAMARDNDINSASTEFFVTIGQGPRYLDKNITVFGRVLEGMEHFNRLQRTPTDGVAFNPITNLQVLADVKNDKSVFKVMKTDSVSFKQLIDARKNRTEPWFVQSYNYVDVCAMPIPTKRID
- the syd gene encoding SecY-interacting protein, which produces MSVVLLLEHLHHKFIENTLKNTAKYPLIVHDEQWPSPCELGEVDEQGNIQWQGVRQQPAGSLNDLAKALELEFPKALSELYGHMYGGSILASIDGHQVELLQAWNTDDFDMLQQNITGHVLMKRKLKQPETVFIGLTDQDDLLVSVLIHTGEVCLEHVGKKTHHVLAPNIESFLKALEI